The nucleotide window GGCGATCTCCCGGTTGGTGGCGCCGACCGCGACCAGCCGCAGCACCGCCTGCTCCCGCCCGGTCAGGTCCACCCGCGGCGTCCGCGCCGGCTGGGCCCGGTCCAGGGCCGTGACGAGCCGGCGCACCGCCGCGCTGTCGTGCTGGTCGACGCCGGCCCGGGCCAGCCGCACCGCCTGGGCCAGCTCCCGCGCCGGCAGGTCCTTCAGCAGGTAGCCGCCGGTGCCGGCGCGCAGCGCCCGGAGCACGTACTCCTCGTCGTCGAACGTGGTGAGCATCAGGACCCGGCAGGACGGCAGCCGCTCACGCAGCAGCTCGGCGGCGCGCAGCCCGTCGAGCACCGGCATCCGGACGTCCATCAGCACCACGTCGGGCCGGGTCCGCACGGCGAGCGCCACGGCGGCCCGGCCGTCCGCCGCGGTGCCGACCACCTCGATGCCGGGCTCGATGCTCAGCAGGGAGGCGATGCCCTCCCGGATCAGCGCCTGGTCGTCGGCGACCAGCACCCGCACCGGCTCCGGCGCGGCGGTCACCGGGCCACCGCCGGCCGCGGCAGGCACGCCACCACCCGAGTGCCGCGGCCGGGCGCGGACTCCACCCGTACGCTGCCGCCCAGCGCGGCCAGCCGCTCCCGCATCCCGGCCAGTCCGGTGCCGGCCGCCGCCTCGACGGCGAAGCCCCGCCCGTTGTCCTCGACCTCGAGCACCGCGTCCGCGTCGCCGCAGCGCAGCACGACCTCGACCCGGTCGGCGGCGGCGTGCCGGCGCGCGTTGGTCAGCGCCTCCTGAGCCACCCGGTACAGCGCCTCGAGGCCGGCCCGGTCGTGCGCGGACTCGCTCCCGCTGACCTCGAGGCGTACCCGGAAGCCGGGGTCATCGAGCCCCTCGGCCAGCGACCCCAGGGCGACGGCCAGCAGGAACGGCTCGGCCCGCAGGACGCCGACGGACTCGCGTATCTCGCGCAGCGCCCGCCCCGCGGCCCGGTGCGCGTCGGCGACGGCCCGGTCGGCGACGGCCGCATCCCGGTCCCGGAACGCCTGCGCCTTCGCCAGCTGCACGCTGATCGCGGTCAGGTGGTGGCCGAGGCTGTCGTGGATGTCGCGGGCCACCCGGTTCCGCTCGGCGGCCGCGCTCAGCTCGGCCACCCGGCGCTGCGCCCGCCGGAGATCGCTCACCAGCTGCTCGGCGCGGAGCCGGCTGCGCCGCTGGTCGGCCGCGAAGGCCGCGGCGGCGAGGGCGAGCACCAGCCCGATGAAGAACATCATCAGGTCGGAGACGGTCTCCGGGTCGGCCCACCAGTCCGGGACCGACCCGGCCCGCAACACGGCCGCGACCAGGTAGGCCGCGGCCACGACGTGCCCGGCCCAGCGGCCGAGCGAGAGGTAGGCGAAGAACGGCATCAGGACATAGAGCACCCGGGCGAAACCGCCGGGGTCGGCCGCGTTCACGGCCGCCAGCAGCAGCATGCGTACGGCGAGGAGCACGATCGCCCGCCGCGGGGTCGTCGGGCCGCGCCAGTCGAGCTGCTCCACGCCGAGCAGCGCCAGCAGGGCGGCCACGAACACGGCGACGCTCATCGCACCCGCGTCCGGTGCCAGGCCCGCGACGACGAAGTAGAGGCCGGTGAGCAGCACGGCGCCGTAGAGCAGCGAGGCCATCCACCGCAGCGACGGCGCATCCATGCTGCCAGGCTAGGCAACCACCTCCAGGTTTCCTACGGTCGGGCGTCGTTTGTGGCCGATGGTCATGTGCCGAACGGCCGCGCCCGGCGCCGGATCCGGCCCGACGGCACTACCGGCGTGCGGCCGGCGCGCGGCACGGTGGCGGCGTCCGCTACCGAAGGAGTCCACCATGTCCGATCGCCTGCTGTACCGCCTCGCCGGACTTGCCGGAGTGCTCGGCGGCGCCCTCATCCTGGTGGCGGTCGCCCGCCGGGCCGGGGCGATACCGGAGAACGGCCTCACCCACGCCCTGGCGCCGCCGGCCGGCGCGCTGCTGCTGCTCACCCTGACCGCGCTCTACCTGCGCCAGCGGCAAACCGCCGGCCGGCTCGGGCTGGCCGGCTTCGTGCTGCACCACCTCGGGCTCAGCGGCCTGTTCGCGATCGAGTTCCTCACCCACGCCGTGTTGCAGTATCAGGACGCCGCGGCCCGCGAACAGGTGCTGACCGGCCCGGGACGCCCGTACTTCCTGGTGGTGGCGCTGACCTTCCTGGCCGGGGTGCTGCTCTTCGGCGTCGCCTCCTGGCGGGCCGGCGTGCTGCCCCGGATCGCGCTCGCCCTGTACGTGCCGGGCCTGTGCCTGGCGGCCCTGCGCACCTCGGTGCCCGAGGCGGCGTACCTGTCCGGGCTGGCCGTCGGCGCGATCGGCGTGACGTGGCTCGCCACGGCCCTGATCCGGGAGACCACCGGCGACCCGGCGCAGGCTATTCCGGCGTGAGCACCGGGTAGTCGGGCGCGGTGTTGGCCAGGGTGGCGTCGCCTCCGTAGTGTGCGAGCACCCGATGGTCCATCATGCGCCGCCACAGGGGCGGGATCAGCGCGACGAGCAGCATCGTGGCGTAGCCGGCCGGCAGCTGCGGCGAGACGTCGAAGCTGCGCAGGCTCTGGTAGCGGCGCAGCGGATTGGCGTGGTGGTCGCTGTGCCGCTGTAGCTGGAAGAGGAAGACGTTGGTGGTCAGCCGGTCGCTGTTCCAGCTGTGCCGCGGGTCTACCCGCTCGTAGCGGCCGGCGGCGTTGCGCTGCCGCAGCAGGCCGTAGTGCTCGAGATAGTTGACCGCCTCCAGGACGGAGAGGCCGACCACGGCCTGTAGCAACAGGAACGGCAGCACCCCCGGGCCGAAGCCGAGCGTCAGGACCGCGAACAGGGCGACGGTCATGGCCCAGGCGTGCAGGATCTCGTTGCGTACGCTCCACGGGGTGCGGCCGCGCAGCCGGTGCCGCGCGGTCTCCAGGCGCCACGCCGAGCGCAGGCTGCCCAGCACGGTCCGGGGCCAGAACCGGTAGTAGCTCTCGCCGAGCCGGGAACTGGCGGGATCCTCGGGCGTCGCGACCCGCACGTGGTGGCCGCGGTTGTGCTCGACGAAGAAGTGGCCGTATCCCGTGGGCGCCAAGGCGATCTTGGAGAGCCAGCGTTCGACGCTCTCCCGCTTGTGGCCGAGCTCGTGAGCGGTGTTGATGGCGATGCCGTTGACCAGCCCGGCGGTCAGCACGAGGCCCACCGCGCCGGCCGGGCCGGGTCCGCGGGTCCACACCGCGCAGGCCATGACCAGGGCGACGAACTGCGCGGGCAGGAACAGATAGGTGATCCACCGGTAGTACCGCGATGCCTGAAGGGCGGGCACGGCGTCCTCCGGCGGATTCCTCCGGTCGTCGCCGATGAGCAGGTCGATGACGGGGATGACACCGAGGATGAACACCGGCGTGAGCCACCACCCCGACGACGACCCGGTCGCGGCGACGAGCAGCAGCGCGACGAACGGCAGGGCCGGAACCACGAGGGCGAGCGTCCAGAGCGGGCGCCTCGTGTCACGCCAGACGTATGCAGATACATCCATGCGTCAATGCTTTACACGAACGACCTTCGTGTCAAGCAGGTGGACGAAGACCTCCGCGAGCACGTCGGCCGCGTCGGCGGCGGGCCGCCTCGGCAGCACGATGTTGCTGACGGTGAGCCGCACGATGGCGTCCGCGGCGATGTCGGCCGACTCCGGGGCGACGCCGGGCAGGTGCACGGCGGCCCAGCCGCGGATCACGTCTCCGGCGGCGTCGAGCACGATGTCGGCGCGCGTCGTCAGGAAGGGCAGCAGCTCGTCGGCGCCGGTCAGGATGGCGCGTACCAGCGGGTTGCCGTCGGCCTCCTCCAGCGCGAACCGGATCGCCGCGCGCGCCGCGGCGCGCGCGTCACCGCCGTGCGCGTTCAGGCGACGGTCCACGCCGGTCACGAAAGTCTGGATCTCCCGGACGGCTAGGGCCTCGGCGAGGCCGGCCCGGCCGTCGAACTCGTTGTAGAGCGTCTGCCGGCTGACGCCGGCGGCCCGCGCCACGTCGGCCATGCGCACGCGGTCCCACCCGTGCGTCACCGCCGATTCGCGCGCGGCGTCCACGAGCGCCTCGCGGATCCGGGCCCGGCTGTTCATCCTGGACGGCGATTCGGCACTCATCGCACAGGATCGTAGACACCATTCCGGCCGGATGGGCGCGGCAGATCCGCGGTCTTGTCCTGATACATGGCGACGTCCGCCTCGGCGGTCAGCTCCGCCAGGCCGGTGGCCGCGCCGGCGGGACGGTGCGCGGCACCGATGCTGACGCCCACCGAGATCTCGTGCCCGTCGACCCGTACCGGACGGCCGATCTCGGCGCGCAGCCGGGCGCTGAGCTCGGCCGCCTCGGCCGGGCCGGTGTCCGGCAGGAGCACGACGAACTCGTCGCCGCCCAGTCGGCCGGCCATGTCGCCGGCGCGCAGGCAGGCGCGCAGCCGGTTGCCCGCCTCGCGCAGCACGCCGTCGCCCGTCGCGTGTCCCCGGAGGTCGTTGACCTGTTTGAAGCCGTTCAGGTCGAGCAGCAGCACGGTCATCTCCCGGCCCGCCTGCCCATCGGCGTACTCCGCGATCCGGGCCCGGTTCGGCAGGCCGGTGAGGCCGTCGTGGGTGGCCTGATGCTGCAGCGCCTTGCGGGTCGCGTCCAGCTCCTTGACCTGGCGGGCGTATGCGGCCGACTGTGTGCCGCTGAGCAGCGCGACGAACAGGTGGATGGCGACCGCGAACGGCAGGTCCTCGGCGCGTACGGCCTGGTCGCCCAGGGCGATCACCGTGACGGCGAACACGGTTGAGGTGGCCGCCCACGCGATCAGCGCGCCGCGCAGCCGGTGCCGCAGGGCACCGACGACGATCGGGACGATCAGGCCCGGCCAGGTGGTGAGGTCTCCGTACACCTGGAACCAGACGACGATGCCGCTCATGACGAGGGTGTCGCCGGCCACCTGGCAGGCGCTCAGCACCGCATAGCGCGGACCGTCGGGGCGCCGGAAGTTGATCAGCGCGAGCACGTTGCCGATCGCCATCACGGCGATTCCGGCCAGACATCCGACGATGAGCTGCGGCTCGACCGGGGCGGGCATGCCGAACCAGCCGGCGAGGAAGAGCATCGTGGCCAGCAGGCCGCTGCCGCGGGAGACGAAGTTGGCTCCCTCGACCGCGCGGCGCTTGCGCAGCATCGAGGCTTCCGAGGTAGTGCTCACAGGCCCCTCATCGGTCGGGGTGAGCGGGGCATGACGGTTCACCGACGACAGCCGCGGTGGCGCTCGACTCACTTCGGAATGTGTCCGACATTCGCGCGGCGGACGCTCAGCGGGCCCGCCAGACGGCCGATGGGCCTGGCGACGGCGAGAGCGACGAGCGGGAGTGATCATGAGCCGAGTGGTGCGGAGAGGGCTGCGGCGTGACCGGCTGGCGTTCGCCGGGATGGCCACCGTCCTGCTGTTGCTCGCGGTCTTCGCCGTCAGCACCGCTTGGCGGACCAGCGACACCGCCTCGAGCGCGGCGCGGGCCGGCGAGATCGAGGAGGCCTACTGTGACGCGAGCGACGCCCTCGACGCCGAGCGGGCCCGGCTGCTGGAGTACCACCGCTCGCCGAGCCCGGAGAACCTGCACGGCTTCATCGCCGCGTCCGCCGGTGTCCGCGCCACGCTGGCCGGCATCGAGTCGACCGTCGAGCCGCGTGACCTGGCCATCGTCGCCCGGGTCCGTGAGCAGCACGACGCCTATCTGAGCATCGCGGTCGACGCCGAGACCACGGCCACGGAGCCGGTGTTCCAGGAGATGTCGGAGAGCCTCGGCGACGCCGAGGACGACTGGTCCGACGTCGCCGCCGAGGGCGTGCGGGACCTCCAGGCCAGCGAGGGCTTCCTGATGTGGGGTACCCCGATCGTTTTCGGTCTGGGACTGATCCCGCTGGCGCTCTTCGCCCGCCTGCTGTCCGGCTACCAGCGTGCCCTGCGGCACCAGGCCGGGCACGACAGCCTCACCGGGCTGCCGAACCGGGCCGAGTTCGGCGTGCGGATGGCCGCCGCACTGGACCGGGCCGCCGAGAGCGGCGCGGAGATCACGGTGCTGCTGCTCGACCTCGACCGGTTCAAGGAGATCAACGACACCCTGGGCCACCGGACCGGCGACCAGCTGCTGGCCACCGTCGCCGACCGGCTGCGCGCCGTGGTCCGCGACAGCGACACGATCGCCCGGCTCGGCGGCGACGAGTTCGCGCTGTTGATCACCCAGCCGGGCGGCGACACCCCCGAGGTGGTCGCGCAGCGGATCATGGACTCGCTCCGCGAACCGGTGGTGATCGACGGCGTGGCCCTGGTGGCCGAGGCGACGATCGGCATCGCCCGCCACCCGCGGGACGGCGCCGCCACGGCCGGTGAGCTGCTCCAGCGCGCGGACCTCGCCATGTACTCGGCGAAGGGTTCCGGCGGCGGGATCGCGAGCTACCAGCCGTCGATGGACGAGACCGACGCGCGCAAGCTGTCGCGGCTGGCCGAACTGCGCCGGGCGCTGACCGAGAACGAGCTGGTCATGCACTACCAGCCGCTCGTCGACGTCGGTAACAGCAAGCTGCACGGCGTCGAGGCGCTGGTGCGGTGGCAGCACCCGGAGGAGGGGCTGCTGGGACCGATCGAGTTCGTCCCGCTGGCCGAGAGCACCGGGCTGATCCACGACATGACCCGCCACGTCCTGCGGCTCGCGATCGGCCAGGCCGGCGAGTGGCTGCGGGCCGGCGAGGCGGTGCCGATCTCCGTCAACATCTCGACGCGCTGCCTGCTGGACGTCACGCTGCCCGACACCGTGGAAGCGGTCCTGGCCTCGGCCGGGCTGCCCGCCTCCCTGCTGACGCTGGAGATCACCGAAAGCGCGATCATGGCCGACCCGCAGCGCTCCCGCGAGGTGCTGTCCCGGCTGGAGGCGCTCGGCACCCGGATCGCGATCGACGACTTCGGCACCGGGTACACCTCGATGGCCTACCTGCGGGACCTGCCGATCCACGAGCTGAAGATCGACCGCACGTTCATCTCCCGGATGGTGGGCGAGTCGAAGGACGCGATCATCGTGCACACGGCGATCGATCTCGCCCACCGCCTTGGCCTGACCACGGTCGCCGAGGGAGTCGAGGACGAGAACACGATGACGGCGCTCGCCGACCTCGATTGCGACCTCGTGCAGGGTTACCTCGTCGGCCGGCCGATGGCCGCCGAGCAGCTCCGGGACTGGCTCGACCTCAGGCTCAACACCCTCGGCGTCAGCTGACGCCCTGGAAGCGGACCTGCGGGTCGTTCTGCGCGGTCGTGCCCCAGACCGCGTCGTACCGGGCGGTGTCGCCGGACAGCGTGTAACGGAACCAGTCGGTCAGCAGCCGGCGGGTGAGCTTGAGCTGGGTGGCCCGGTCGATGGTCGCGCTGTCGCAGAACAGGCCGCTGCTGTCCATGAAGCCGCAGTGGCTGCCGCCGACGACGGTGCGCAGCTGCTTCGGGCCCGCCTTGGCCTGGTAGATCGGGACCTGGTGGTCGGCCGGCGGCGCGATCGTGTCGCGGTCGCCGGACACGAGCATGGCCGGCGTACGCAGGGTGGCCGCGGCCGTGACCGCGGACGGGTTCGTCTCGGCGGCGGCCAGGTTGCCGACCGCACGGACCTGTGGGTTGCGGGCGGCCGCCAGGATGCTTGCGCCGGCGCCCATCGAGTGGCCGGACAGGCCGAGCGCCGCCGGGTCGACGTGACCGGCGAACCGCGATCCGGTGGTCGTGTCCTGCGCGACGAACCAGGTCAGGGTGGCGTTGAGGTCGTCGGCGAAGGCCGAGTGGTTGGCCGACAGGCCGCCCTGCGAGGTGGGCGCCGCGACGATGTAGCCCCAGGACGCCAGGTGGTTCAGCGTCGAGGTGTACTTGGCGACGCCCTGCAGGAAGCCGTGGCCGAAGGCGACGACGCCGAAGTCGCCCGCGGCGACCGGCTTGTTCGCGCCGGCCGACGTGGCCGGGTACCAGACCTTCGCGGCGACCGAGCGGCCGTTCGCGGTGACGGTGACGTCGGTGGTGCCGACCGCGAAGGCCCCCGGCGCCGAGGTGTCGTCGGCGGCGGCGTGCGCCGGTGCCGGCGCGACGAGGAGCGCCGAGGCGAGAGCGAGAGTGGCCAGTGCTGTCCGGGACATCGTGCCTCCAGGTGTTGGGAAACGGTGTATCCAAATCACCACGCGGTGCAGTATCACCGATGTTCAGCACGCTTAGCAATAGATGTGAATCAATGATTAAACCCGGACATGATCGTCCATCATGGAAAGATGATCGAATGGGAGAAGACGTCGGCTCCTGGCCGACCGGGCGGCTGTTGTCGGTCGCCGCCCGGATGGTGGAGGGCCGCTACCACCGGCTCCTCGCCGACTGGGACCTCACCCACGCCGGGCTGATCGTCCTGCACCACCTCGTCGGCGGGCCCCGGTCACAGCGGGAACTGGCGCACCTGTGCCGGGTGACCGACCAGACGATGAGCCGCACCATCGAGCGGCTGGCCCGCACCGGCCACGTCGAGCGCACGCCGGACGGCCGTGACCGCCGGCGCACCCTGGTCACGATCGGCGCCGAGGGTGTCGACGCGCTCGCCGTCGCCCGCCGGGAGGAGCGACGGTCCGAGCGGCTGTTCGGCGCCGTGGAGGACTACGACAACTTCCGGCGCCAGCTCATCACCCTGATCACCGCCGTGACCGAGGCGGACCCGGACGACCCGGCCTGACCCGCGTCGATCAGCGGCCGGCGCCGGAGGGTTTCGTGCCGACGATGAGCATCGCGTGCCGGAGCACCTTCGGATGGCGCAGCGGGTACGGCAGCGGCACGGAGTCGGCCAGGCTGCCGAGTTCCGTGATCGAGACACCCGCCCGGGCGACCGCCTCCCGGACGTCCTCGATCGACGGATAGAACTCCCGGTCGCCGAACAGGTCGAGAAAGACGTACCGGCCGCCCGGCCGCAGGACGCGCAGGGCCTCGACCACGCCGTCGGACTTGCGCCGCGCCTCGCGGATCTCGTGGAAGGTCATGCAGCTGACCACCGCGTCGAAGCCGCCGTCGGCGAACTCGATGGCGGCGCCGCTCTGCTGGAGGAACGCCGTCCGGTCGGCGACACCCTCGATCCGCGCGTTGTCCTCGCACTGCCCCTTCGAGTACTCCCAGTCCCGTCCCCAGAAGTCGATGCCCGTCACGGTGCTGTCCGGCAGCGCCCTCGCGAGCTTGACGACCAGGCTGCCGCTGCCACATCCCACGTCAAGCACCCGGCCCGCCGGCACGGGCCCGAGTTTGGCGACGATGAGCTCGTGGATGCGGCGCTGAAGGTCCCCGCCGCGCGGCGCCAGGCGGTAGACGGTGAGCGCCAGGATCATCGTGATGTAGCCGAAGAGCGCGAACGGGATCAGAAACAGCAGGAACCACGGCGACAGCGGCGACAACGCGCTCCCCGCCAGGCAGACGCCGCTGACCGCGGCGAACCGGCGCAGCCGGGTGCCGCGGACCCAGGTGCGGTAACGCGCCCGCCTGCGGATGTCCGTCGACATCGGCCGATCGTACGGCCTCAGTCCGCGACGACGCGGAAGACCGGGAAGCCCGGCCCCGCCGCGGCGATGTCCGCCTCGGGAGAGTCCGCCTTCAGCCCGTCGAAGAACGCGCCCGTCTCCCACGCCCACTTGCGCAGGTAGAGGCGGATCAGCGGCGCCTTGTCCGCGTCGGCGATCTCCACCGGGGTGAACCGCTCGGCGCGGCGGCCGAGGCGGAGCTCGCCCTCGCCGGCGGCGCGCAGGTTGCGTACCCATTGGGTATGGCCGCGGGGAGCGACCAGATAGCGCTCGCCCTCGTGGGTGAGCAGATTGACCACCGTGGTGCGGACCTCGCCGCTCTTGCGGCCGCGGACCGCGAGGACGCGGCTGCCCAGCAGGCTGATCCCGCGGGCGGTGAGCCACTTGGCCGCGCCGTTGAAGAGGTTGGCGCCGCGCTTGGGTGCCAGATACCGCATGTCGCCTCCTGAATCATGAGAGCAGTGCTCTCGCTTGAGATCAGTGAATCGCATTCAGGCGCTCTCAGTCAAGAGCAGTGCTCTCCCGGGACGATTCTGCGGGTCTCGTAGGCCCACATGGCCAGTTCGACGCGGTTACGGGCGCCGAGCTTCCCCATCAGGCTCGCCAGGTGCGTCTTGACCGTGCTCAGGCTGATGTACAGCGTGTCGGCGATCTCGGCGTTGGCGAGTCCACGGGCGACGGCGAGCAGCACGTCCTCCTCGCGCGCGGTGAGCGGGTCGATCGGCTGGGCCGCGGGCCGCCCGGTCGGCACGTCCGCGAACGCCCGCAGCAGCCGCACGGTGACGCTGGGCGCGATGAGCGCCTCGCCGTCCCTTGCGGCACGCACAGCCTGCACCAGCAGCTCGGGCCCGGCGTCCTTGAGCAGGAACCCGCGCGCTCCGGCGCGCAGTGCCCCGTACACGTATTCGTCGAGGTCGAACGTCGTGATCACGACGACCACCATCGGGTCGACCGTGCCGGGCCCGGCGAGCTGCCGGGTCGCCTCAAGGCCGTCCAGCTCGGGCATCCGGATGTCGAACAGGCAGACGTCCGGACGCAGCTCGCGCGCGAGCCGCACCGCCGCCCTGCCGTCGACCGCCTCGCCGACGATCTCGATGTCGGGCTGCGCGCCGAGCATGATCCGCAGCCCGGTCCGGATGATCGCCTGATCGTCAGCGATGAGAACCCGGATCGACACGGCTCACCACTCCCCCACGCGGCAGCTCGGCCTCGACCAGCCAGCCCCCGTCGGCGCAGGGTCCGGCCCGCAGGGTCCCGCCGAGCAGGCTCGCCCGCTCGCGCAGCCCGGTGAGGCCGTAGCCGCCCGGGCCGCGGCCACGCCCGGCCGCGACGCCGTCGTCGCGCACCGAGACCCGGACCCGGTCCGGGTCACCGGCGACCCGGACGACCACCGTGGTCGCCTGCGCCGCGTGCCGGGTCGCGTTGGTCACCGACTCCTGGACGATGCGGTACACGGCGGCGTCCACCGCCGGCGGAAGGCGGTCCAGCGGACCTTGCAACCGCAGGTCGACCGGCAGAGCGCCGTCGGCCGTGCGGGCCAGCCGCTCGAGATCGGCGACGCCGGCGGGCGGCGCGAGCTCCGCGCGGGCGTCACCGGCGCGCAGGGCGCCGACCATGGCGCGCATCGCCTCCAGGGTCCGCGCGCCCTCCTCCTCGACCCCCGCCAGGGTCTCGACGGCGCTCGCCGGGTCCGCGCCGGCGAGAACCCGGCCGGCCTGCGCCCGGATGACGATGGCGGAGACGTGGTGCGCCACGGTGTCGTGCAGCTCTCTGGCGAGCTCCACCCGCTCCCGGGACCGCAGCTGCTCCAGCTCGCGCCGGCGCGACGTGGACCAGAGGCGCACCGTCGCGCCGACGACGCCGGGAAACGCCAGGACCACGAGGCTGCCGAGGTGCTCGCCGACCTCGGCCGGGCCGGCGATCACCGACGTCACGAACTCGGCGAGCAGCACCGCCGACCCGAGCACGATGTCCCGGCCGGAACCCCACCGTGGCAGCGCATAGACCAGGACGAGCAGGATCGCGCCCGTGTAGAGCCCGACCGGCCTCGGATGCCCGGCCACCAGGTCGACGAGCGTGAGCACGATCCCCGCGCCGAAGGCGAGCACGACCATCGCCAGCGGGTGCGTACGGCGCCACAACGTCGCGAGGCACAGCCCGGCGGTGACGAGCACGGACACCGGCCACCAGACCACGTCCGCCCGCCAGGCCGCCTCCAGCCCCGCGCAGGCCAGGCCGGCGGCGAGCAGCACCCAGTCCCGGCGGACCCGCGCGGGCGGGTCCGGCACCCGCGGCGCGGTCCACAGAGTACGCAGCTCGTCTCGGAACACGGCTCCAGCCTCAGGCAGCGCCCGGCCCGGCACATCGGCCGAAAGAACGAGCCGCCTCCCGTACCGCCGGCCCCGGAAAGGCGCTGCTCAGCGGCCGATGCCGGGCCGCGCCCGGGCAACGAGGCTCGTCGTCGACGGTCGCCGGGCAGGCGGCCGAGGACACTCAGGAGGACTCACGATGCATACGTCGAACCGAACGTCACGTCCTGTGGGTGTGCTGTTCATAGCGGCCTCGGCCACCGCAATCGCCGGCGGCTCGCTGCTGCTGCCCATTCAGGAACCGGACTTCCTGAGCGAGGGCGGCGGGCGGGCTCCCCTCGTCACCGGCGCCCTGCTCGAGCTGTCCCTCGCCCTCGCCGTCATCGCCATCGCCGCCCTGCTGCTGCCCGTGCTGCGCCGCACCGACGAGGCCATGGCGGCGCTGTACCTGGCGACCCGGTCCCTGGAGGCGACCCTGATCGTCGCCGCCGCGCTCGGCGCCCTGGTGATGACGTCCCTGGCCGGCACCGGCGCGACGGCCGCGACGGGCGACCTCGTGCTCGGCGGCCGCGAGCTGGCCTACCGCCTCGGCACCCTGGTGGTGTTCGGCGCGAGCGCCGTGACGCTGAACGCCCTGCTGCTGCGCGGCCGGCAGGTGCCGCCGTGGCTGGCCTGGTGGGGGCTGACCGGCGGC belongs to Amorphoplanes digitatis and includes:
- a CDS encoding DUF4386 family protein translates to MGVLFIAASATAIAGGSLLLPIQEPDFLSEGGGRAPLVTGALLELSLALAVIAIAALLLPVLRRTDEAMAALYLATRSLEATLIVAAALGALVMTSLAGTGATAATGDLVLGGRELAYRLGTLVVFGASAVTLNALLLRGRQVPPWLAWWGLTGGGLLLIRGVIETYGVELSGPAQAALAAPIGVEEMAFAVWLLAKGLRRDSLESVGRQ
- a CDS encoding nitroreductase family deazaflavin-dependent oxidoreductase, with amino-acid sequence MRYLAPKRGANLFNGAAKWLTARGISLLGSRVLAVRGRKSGEVRTTVVNLLTHEGERYLVAPRGHTQWVRNLRAAGEGELRLGRRAERFTPVEIADADKAPLIRLYLRKWAWETGAFFDGLKADSPEADIAAAGPGFPVFRVVAD
- a CDS encoding sensor histidine kinase, encoding MFRDELRTLWTAPRVPDPPARVRRDWVLLAAGLACAGLEAAWRADVVWWPVSVLVTAGLCLATLWRRTHPLAMVVLAFGAGIVLTLVDLVAGHPRPVGLYTGAILLVLVYALPRWGSGRDIVLGSAVLLAEFVTSVIAGPAEVGEHLGSLVVLAFPGVVGATVRLWSTSRRRELEQLRSRERVELARELHDTVAHHVSAIVIRAQAGRVLAGADPASAVETLAGVEEEGARTLEAMRAMVGALRAGDARAELAPPAGVADLERLARTADGALPVDLRLQGPLDRLPPAVDAAVYRIVQESVTNATRHAAQATTVVVRVAGDPDRVRVSVRDDGVAAGRGRGPGGYGLTGLRERASLLGGTLRAGPCADGGWLVEAELPRGGVVSRVDPGSHR
- a CDS encoding response regulator encodes the protein MSIRVLIADDQAIIRTGLRIMLGAQPDIEIVGEAVDGRAAVRLARELRPDVCLFDIRMPELDGLEATRQLAGPGTVDPMVVVVITTFDLDEYVYGALRAGARGFLLKDAGPELLVQAVRAARDGEALIAPSVTVRLLRAFADVPTGRPAAQPIDPLTAREEDVLLAVARGLANAEIADTLYISLSTVKTHLASLMGKLGARNRVELAMWAYETRRIVPGEHCS